The DNA sequence AGCTTGTTGGGCTAAGATTGTATTTTTCACCGAAGCTTTTGGTAAAATTGGCCAGATCATTAAATCCGCAATCAAATGCAATTTCAGTGATCCGCTGATCTGAAACTAAAAGCAGTTCAGCCGCTTTTTCGAGCTTCTTGTTCCTGATATAGTTGGCAGGAGTATCACTATATAATTTTGCAAATTCTCTTTTAAAAGAGGATACGCTGAGATTAGTCTGCTCTGCCAGTTGTTCAATAGTTAATTGTGAAAATAGGTTAGCTTCAATGATCTGCTTAAAAGTGTAGGTCACCGGAGAAAAAAGCTGTGATAATATAACCTGTATTGTCTCTGCATTTTGGTTTTGAGCCAACAGGATTATAATTTCCTTTAGTTTCAGAATCAGAATATCCTCATTAACCAAAGAAGGATTTTCAAAATAAAATAAGAGCCCCTCTATATATTTCTGAATTAAAAATTCATTATTTATTTTTTTATTGGATTGATTGGAAATGATATTCTTAGGAGAGTGGAACAGTAATGGTAATTCCCGGTCATAAATTTTTTTCAATATATCCGGATAGAACGTAACAATTACAATTTCACAATTGCTTTTGGTATCGGAATGATGTATTTGTTTTCCTGAGCTGATACAATTCAGAAACAGGGAATAATTGGTGGGGATATTAATTTCTTCATGATCCATCTGATATTGGAATTCACCTTTTAGAACATACAGAAAACAGGCCTGCTCAGTAACAGGGAAATCAAAATTAAAAGGTGCTGTCAATGCCACTTTTTGTATCAAAGTTTTGCCGAACAGCTCATACTTTTTATAGTCATTTAACATAATTCTATTTATTAAGCATCAATACCATACAATTTGTGACGTCAGGAGATTTTTTCCCTGATGGAAATAATGATCAAATATAGAGCATAAAAATTAATTTTGATTAATGTAATAGTAGGATGCTTCTACACTATTCGGGAAGGTGATAATCCAAACATTTTCTTAAAAGCAAACGAAAAATGAGACAAATCCTGAAATCCAACATCAAGATATATATCAGAAGGATTTGCGTTTTTTTCCTTGATAAGATAATATGCTTCCTGAAGTCTCTTTTGTTGCAGCCATTTTCTGGGACTTAGCGCAAAAATTTTTTCAAAATCACGTTGAAATGTAGAAAGGCTCCTGCCTGTGAGGTAAGCAAACCTTTCAAGAGACACATTAAAACGGAAATTTTGAGTCATGAATGACTCCAGATCTATTTTTCCGGGTTCTGTAAAATCGAATAATACATCTTTTAAAATAGGATGGGTTTGCAGAAGGATCACGATAAGTTCCTTTAGTTTGATATTTTTCAATACTTCATTCCCGGGTTTATCCAGTTCGTCATATGGTTTTAAGGATTCGATATAACCTGAAAGCAGATCATTGGCTGGTAGATGAAAAACAGGTTCGTTATATTGACTTTTAGTGGCCTTGTAATCGTATTCCATACTCAGGTTTTTCAGTGTCTTCTGATCCATAAAAACTGAAATATTCGAATATTCACCATTTTCAGGAGGGATTTTATTAAACTTAATAAGCGTATTTCTTCTGGTGAGTCTAAAACTTCCCTGATTAAAAATATATTCCTTTTCACCATCATTATAAACCAATCTACCCGAAATCTGATAGCTGAAGACATGTTCCGGGATAAATTGCTCACCATCCCTTAGATTGCTGGAATAGCAGGCGTAAGTAATCTGATTAATTCTTTTGTGATCTGTCATAATACTTTTCTCTCCTCAAAAATATTGATTATTTATCATTATCTGCATCAGTAGATAACGTAACAGGCATCCACTTTTGGTATTCTTCTTGTCGGGTAAGCTCTGCATTTTTAAGGATTCCTACAGCATCACTTCCCAGCACCAGGTGAACAGGAGGTTCAGGATGATCTGCCAGTTCAATTAATACTTTTGCGATTTTGTTCGGATCACTTTTTGGAACAAACTTTCCACTTTTAAAGAAATCAACACGCGCATCCACCGTTTCTTCATAACCTTCTACGTGTGGAGCAAACGACATAGACTGTCCCGCCCAATTGGTGCCCATTCCGCCTGGTTCAACTGAAGTTACTTTGATCCCGAGTGGCATCGCTTCTTTTGCTAATGCTTCACTAAAACCGGTTAAGCCAAATTTGGCACTCTGGTAAATTGAAAGACCAATGCTGGCTACAAGCCCACCTACTGAGCTAAGATTTAAGATCCTTCCGGATTTTTGCGTTCTCATATAAGGCAATACTGCCCTGCATATTTCAACGGGAGCCAACAAATTAGCCATAAACTGATCGCGGACCTGTTCTGTTGTAAAAGCCTCCGTTGCTCCGGTTACACCAAAACCGGCATTATTAACGAGAACATCAATACGCCCAAACCTTGAAATGGCATCCGATACGGCTGTCTGGATCTGATTCGGATTTGTAATATCAAGTTCCAGTACAAGTATACGTTCTTTATAAATAGCAGCAAGATCATGCAGTTTTGATGGGGTTCTGGCAGTAGCTGCAACAAGTCCGCCATTTAAAAGAACTTCTTCTGTTAGTATTCGTCCTAATCCACTAGAACTACCGGTTATAAACCATACTTTTTCCATGTTTTTTTATTTTTAATGATATAGCAAATTTATAAGCTTTACTTCCATATCACTTTGTTCTATTGGTCATACTTGCTTTGTTGTAAAAGTCATGTTTTGTTTAATCATTCTATAATAAATGTATACACAGCTGGTTTGTTTTTGAATATAAATTATTTAAATAAATACTACCTGTAAGATTTATTTTCGAGGATTGATCAGCTCTGTGGTTAGATCGTTTACTTATCACAATTGATTGTTTATGGAGGATGTAGACATATTGTAGACATTGTTTTTAATTCCTGTAGATATTCTGTAGCTCAGAAAACCCTTCAGTATCCTTTATTAATCTCAACTTTGAACCATCTGGTTTGGAAACTCGCAAACACCAATCAATAACAATAAAATTCTTTACAAAAAATGGGAATACACCACAACATCAAAAATGTGATCCTGATGGGAACATTGCTGACCGTCACGGCATGTGAATTTTCTCGAAACACACCTTCGGAATACTTTGATAGGGCTGCGCTTAATACGAATATGATATCCCGATTTGGAGGTCAGTACTTCAATACCTATTTAAAATATATTAAAGGAGGAGCAAGCACCGCTGACTTTAATACCTGCGAAAAGTATCTTAAAAATAATTCTATTGCAACAGCAGAACGGAATGTGCAGAAGATAAAAGAATTGCAGGTCACTCCAAAAACAAAACCCATGATCGATGCAGCGCTTGATCTATATGCCTTTGTTTTGACCAGTTATAAAACGGACCATCTTAGGATTGCTAAAATGATCGATAACAAAGCACCGGAAGCAGAAATCGAGGCGGCTATAATTGAGCTTGATCATAAAAGCTACGATATTTTTAGTCAGAAATATGATAATCTTTGGAAGCTGGCGGAGATTTATGCTAAAAATAATGGGATTGAAGTTAAGAAAATGCCTTTTTAGAAAGAAAAGTCTGCAACTCCAATCACCGCTGAATAGAGCAAATAATTTTTACGTTGATTAATACATATGAATACCTATAAATTTTACACGCAAAAAGGAGATCAATACCATCGCATTCCACAAATGAAAATGTACGCTGTCATCGGGCTGCTTTTTCTGGCTATTGGTTTTGTCTTATGGTACCGTACTCAAACTATGTTCTCATTACTGTATCTTATCTTTTTAAGCATTGTAGCTTTATTTTATTTTGCGCGGATGTTTAGTACAATGATAATCGACCTTGGAAACCAGACCATTACCTATAAACCTACATTGTATTCTGCCACCAAGGTTTATTCCTTAAACAATATCACTGATCTGAGCATGAGCAGTAAGATCTATGTATTGGTACTCAATGTAAGAGCTTTTATATGGGTGGATAACAAAGCTTTGAGGATAGGGCAGAGCCTTATGACTCCTAAACCTATGGAAGAACTGCTGATTGAAACTGAAAAAATACTTGGTTTTAATAATAGAAGTGAAAATGGATAGACCAATTTACAGGCAAGAGGGATCTACTCTGATTATACAACCCTATATCAATCATTTGCAAAGAGTGAAAATTTTTTGTTTAATCGGTATTTTATTTTTGTTTTTAGCACTGTTCCTTTGGTTTAGATTTTCAGACTTCTGGCAGTTACCGACCTCTATTGGACTTTGTTTAAGCCTGCTTTCCCTTGGATACTATTTTTATAATATTCAAATGAAAGTGGTGTTGGACAAGGGTAATAGTGAGATTTATCAACTGATTTTTAATCGGTACAGAATTAATAAGATCTCATTTAGCAGTGGAACAATTGTATCAAGAAGTTTGAATGGGCGTTTCTTTTATGCGATTTCTCCTAAAAGTAATGCATATGGGAATGCTTCACAAATAAGTCCGTTTTTAACAAAAGAATCTAAAAGACTACAATATGAACAAGAGGTACTTCCTTTAATTGAAGCATTTTTAAAAAAATAATTCTGAGTTTTTTTAATCATTTCAGATATAGTCAGTGGAAAGGGAGAGATCATTCAACAGATTTCTCCCTTTTATTTACTTATATTTCTGAACCTAATTTCTTTTCGCGACTATCGCCTTCCAGTAAGATGGTTAGCTCATCGCAATTGACCACCTTATTATTTTTAATTTTGAATTCTGCAAAAACTTTGTGTTTTACCGTTTCTCCATTTTTTAGAATGCTTGTGACATAATGTTTGGTAAATATGGAAGTTTCATTTGTTGCTATGTTCTCTAATACAACATTTTGCTTACTTACCTTTTCCTTTAATTTCTGAATATGCTTTTTAAAAGCATTAAAATCCAACAGTACATTATCTACATTCTGCTGATAATCTTCGCTAAAGTATTTGTTAATTAGTACCTCGTCATAATTTTTATTTTCAATGACATCTGTAAATACCGCTCTTATTAATTTTTCCATTGTTGATATTATTTTCAACAAAAGTAGAAGGTATTTAGATGATGAGTCGTTAACAATTGTAAAGAAATGCATTCCTCACCGATTCCTGATCCTGCTTAAGCTCACCGGAGTTATCCCTAAATAGGATGCTACTAAATGTTGCGGAATACGAAGGATAATTTCAGGATTTTCTTCAAACAATTTTTTGTATCGTACTTCGGGTTTGTCCTGAATTTGTGATATTAACAAGCGTTGATAGTCATTTACTCTGCCAATCAGGTACTTATTGAATAAATTTAAGAATTCATTATTTTCAGATAATTGGTCTATTACCGTTTTCTCTATGGAGAGGAGTGTACATGCTTCTACTGTTTCGACAGTATAAGAACTTGGTCGATTATAAAAAAAGCTTTCCGAGGAACAAAAAATATGATCTTCAAAAAGAAATTGAAAAGTTATTTCTTTACCATCATAATTAGTCCATCCCCTGAGAATTCCTTTTTTCAAATAATAAAATTTTTTTGAAACAACACCTTCTTCAATAATGACTGTCTTAGGTTTATAATTTTCTACCTTTCCAGACTTAAAGAGAATTTCGATTAATTGATTTAATTCCTGATTTTTCATAAAGAGAATAGACTATTTGCTAAATTATGAAAATCAGACAAGTTTCTTCGATAGAAATATTGTCAAAAAGCTATGTATACTTATTGATACTACGATATATTTGTAAGATCTTGAAAGAGATCAGCAAATTAGTTGAGTCTATTGTAAAACTATTGGTCAAAAAGAGGATAAGGGATACCGGTACCAGTTTCACAGAGACGTTTTAAGCTTCTGAAAAAAAGAGCCCAGGCATAGCTGCATGATGCAAATTCTGAGGTATAATCTTTCCAACCACTATGACGAAAGAATAATATGGATCCTTTGCTATGAGGTTCGAGTTCAAAAGTAAGAGAAGTACCTATCCATTCTTCATATGCTTTTATACAAAGCCACTGCACCTTGCTGTATGGTGTTAGCTCTATCACTTTCATTTCTTTAGTGTAATCAGGTTCAAATGTAAATTTGAGTATACTTCCAATCTCCGGTTTTGCAATCGTATCTGGTGTCCACCAACCTGCGAGCCCGTCTTGGGTTGTAAGTGCCTCAAAAACCTTCTCGACAGGGGATTTGATAAGTAATCTATGGCAAATACTTTTACCTTCCTGTTGATTTTCTGAAATCGGGTCAGATTGTAGAAGATCGTCTTTTCCGGTTTCTTTCGGTGTAGGACTCCCTTTACCCGTCATGATAAGATCTTTAAGGCTACTCTGGATATAATGGGTCCATGCATCGTGACAGAGCTGGAAACATTCATACTCTGACGTTAAGCCCTGATGCGTAAATTTCAAAACTGTTTTACCACCATCTTCTGCTAATTCAAAGATCACCTTTGTATCTTTCCACTCTGTCTCATCTTCCGTAAACTTAAAATAATTTTCAAGTACATGCCAGACTACCTTTTTGTCGGGGATCATTTCTATGATCCTAAATTGAGCCCTATGAACATCCTGATAATGGTAATGGAATTCATCATGTAAACTGTTGGTACTCCCGTCAATATTTTCAGACCACCAGCCACGCACATTATTAATGGCTTCAAAAACTTTATGGGGGCTTGCATCTACAATAAGTGATGTAGTGAAATCTTGATTTTTCATAACTTATTTTTTAAAATAAATAATATTTAATCTCTTATGAGAAACTTTCATACCCAAAGTTACTCACCTGTTCAGAATCTCTTGGGGTGTTAAGTAGACTTTGTAACGGGTTGATATGGACACGATTATTGTTTATCTTTGTGAAGAACAAGAGAGGTACACAATGAAATGCCATTTCAGGATCAGTTAATGAAGTAATGAGTCCTTTCAAAATAGAAATCGTATGAAACATCTTACCATCTTAGTACCTGATGTACAAACGGCTAATAGTACAATTTCCTGTATAGTAGGTGCTTATCAGTTATTTACTGGTGCCAATGATTATTGGAAAAGAATAGGAAAAGAACCATTGTTTAACATTGTAACAGCGGGAGTAGGAACAGAAGCTACATTTATCAATGGCTTGTTGTCCATGAAGCCGCAGGTGAATATCTCTTCTTTAAAAAAGACAGATCTGATCCTGATCCCTTCATTAACACCTGAGTTTAAAACTGCTTTGGAAGGGAATATTTTATTGATCGACTGGTTAAGGAAACAATATGACAGCGGTGCTGAAGTAGCCAGTATGTGTACAGGAGCATATATGTTGGCAGCGTCTGGGCTGCTTGAAAAAAAGAACTGTTCTATTCATTGGAGCTCTGCAGATAATTTTAGATCGTTATTTCCGAATGTCAATTTAAAAACAGAAAAACTCATTACCGACGAAGATGGTATTTACACCAATGGAGGAGGCTTTTCATTTTTAAACCTTCTGTTATATCTGGTTGAAAAGTATTATGACAGAGAAACTGCAATTCATTGTTCCAAGATTTTTCAGATAGAGATTGATAGGCAGACACAATCTGCTTTCACTATATTTACCGGACAGAAATCTCACGGGGATGATGTTGTCATAAAAGCACAAAAATATATTGAAGATAATTTTTGTGAGAAGCTATCTGTAGAAGATCTTTCCAAGTTTTGTTCGGTGGGAAGAAGAAATTTTGACAGACGTTTTATAAAGGCAACAGGCAATACACCTATTGAATATTTACAACGGGTGAAGATCGAATCTGCAAAAAAAGCATTCGAAACGACCAGTAAAACGGTAAGTGAAGTAATGTATGAGGTGGGGTATTCTGATACAAAAGCTTTCAGAGAAATGTTTAAAAAAATAACAGGAATATCACCGGTACATTATAAAAACAGGTATAATAAAAATCTACACGATAGTTTGTATGATAAAGTTTGATTTCTATTGTAAAACAGGACTTTTTAACTATGTATGCAAATCCTGTGGTCAATCATAATAATATAGGTAAAAGCAAAATATCTTATATCATCAATTGTTATGTAACAAGTTGCTCGCAGATACTCCAAATTCTTTTTTAAATGCAAAAGAGAAATGAGAAAAATCCTCAAATCCTAAATCGAGATAAATATCTGAAGGTCTTTGTTTTTTTTGTTCTACAAGAAATCGGGCTTCCTGCAGGCGTCTTTTGGTGAGCCAACGATTGGGTGTTTCATTGAAAATGGTTTTAAAATCTCTTTTAAAAGAGGATAAGCTGCGTCCGGTAAGGAAGGCAAACCGCTCCATGCTTACATTAAACTTATAGTTTTTTTGCATAAATTCCTCGAGGTCCAGACGTCCGGGAATACCGAAATTAAATAATACATCTGATAATTCGGGTTGCAGCTGCAAGAGAATAAGAAGCAATTCTTCTCTTTTCAAATCTGAAAATGATGTATTTATATCGCCGGAACCTGTGTAGTATGGTTCTAGTGACAAAAGGAAACTGTTGATCAGTTTATCTTTTTTAAGCTTAATAAAGGTATCATCCGAAATGTGATTTGAAAATGTAATGCTGTGCTTCTTTCGAAAGTCTTTTAAAAATGCTTCATCAAAGAAAAAGATAACTTTTTCAAACTGATTATTATCTCTCACTTTATTATATCTTGCCAATCTGTTTTTACGGACAATACAGCTTTCTCCAGGTTTAAGAACATAGTGTTTGTTACCATCATAGCCATTCATGTTTCCTTTTACCAGAAACAAAAAGAAATGTTCGGAGATGAATTGTTCCTGTGAGATTGCAGGACCGACGATACAGGATTTAATTTCTGTTATTTTCATGATTTTGCCTGTAATTTGATGTCCTTTACTTCCAGGACAGATGTTTGATAGCCTTTGAGAACACAATTGATCATTGCTAACCCTACTTCCCGCATTGTGCAGATCCAATTGGGGAAGAGAAGGTACCATAAAGGTGATAAAACTTCAAAAACACGGTAAATAACCCGGACATTTTTCTGGCCTTTTACCGGCTTCATAAACCCAGGTCTGAAATTATAAACAGCTTTAAAATCCAATTTCAGCAAAGCATTTTCGGTCCGTCCTTTTACCCGTGCCCACATTACCTTGCCCTGTTCTGTACTGTCGGTACGGTTACCGGAAACATATATAAAGGTCATTTTCGGATTAATCCGGGATAATGCTTCTGCAAACGGAACAACGAAATTGAATGTTTTGCGGGTAAATGATTCTTCGTTTTCACCAACAGCACTTGCTCCTGCACAAAAGAAACAGGCGTCATAGTGATTGAGATGATCACTGTAATTTTTAATCTTAGAAAAATCGTCTACGATCAGTTCTTTTAATTTTTTATGTTGAAGACTAAATGGCTTTCTGTTGATCATAAGCACTTCTGTAACCATAGGGTTTTCCAGGCAAACGAGCAAAATGCCTTCACCTACTAGCCCTGTGGCACCGGTAACCATTATTTTCATCTTTGTTTATTTTACGATATCTAATTTAATCAAACTATTGGCTGTAGCCAAAATAGCTTCTTCAGTAGAGCGTGGCGTCCATCCGAGCATTTTTATGGCTTTTTCACTGCTTGCTCTTTTCACCATCCCCAGATATGGGGCAACAGATTTTAATTTTGGATTGAATAACGCTACTACTTTAATCAGCCAGCTTGGTAGCTCTTTAGTAGGTACCTTAGATGCTTTTTCACCCAGTTTTCTTCTAAGGACATTGGCTATATCGATAAGCGAAAGGCCTTCTCCGGCAACAGCTATGAATCGCTGACCGTTTGCCTCAGGCATGATCATCGCTTTAAAGTGAAGGTCAGCCACATCGCGGACATCCACATATCCTGAAATTATTTTAGGACAGGCTTTCATATCTCCGTTCAGCATTTGTTTCATATTTTGAATAGAATGTGAAAAATCATCTGCTAATACAGGCCCTAAAACCCCGGTTGGATTTACCACTGATAATTCCATTCCTTTTCCTTCATTTTCTATAAAATCCCACGCTGCTCTTTCTGAAATGGTCTTTGATTTTTGATAAGGAAACACAGTATTATTAAGTACTGTCCAGTCTTCTTCTGTGTATGGAGTTGTTTTTACGGTGCCAAATCCTACAGCACCAAACGCAGAAGTAAGAACCACTCTTTTTACCCCCGCTTTTTTTGCAGCCCTTAAAACAAACAGTACCCCGTTTTTAGCAGGAATTACAAAATCATCTTCAGTAGTTGCATCTGTATGTGGGGTAGGTGAAGCTACATGAATGACATATTGACAGCCTTCTGCAGCCCGTTCCCAGGAAGTTTCATCCTGTAGATCAGCTTCAACAAATGACAGGTTCTCAAAGGAGTTGAAACCAGCTTCCATCAACATTTGTTTTACCAGTTCAGATTTTTTCAATGAACGCAGAGTAGCTTTTACTTTATAACCATTTTTAAGTAGGGTAAGGATGCAGTAAGAAGCTATAAAGCCTGAACCGCCAGTCACCAAAACTGTTTCTTTATTTTCCATTTTTATACTTGTTTTAATGGAACAAATTTCGGGGAAAAGAAAGAAGCTGAATTTGTTTAAAAGTCCAAGTTTTATGTGTTTAAAAGTTCAGGTTCATACCATCGTAGTGACTTTTGTTTATAACTCATTCTGTTTTCCGATCAGTACCAAATCAGTAACAGGCGCCCCATCCTTATCAGTAGAATAAAAACGGTTTATATGGATGACCTCAAAGTTATTCTCCCGGAATGCTTTTGCTAAATAATCCTCCTGATGATAATAAAGATAGACCTGATCCCCTAAACTGGACGTGATCAGCCCCGATTTACTGTAATCATCCTCCATCGTGCTTAGGTACAACATACCTTCCGGTTTTAATAATGCGGATGAGTCAGCAATAAGCTTTATAGCTTCTTCTTTTGTTAAATAAGGAAGGCAAAATCCACATATAATTCCATCAAATTTTTGTGTCATCTCACTCATTACACGACAATCCATCAGTTCAAAACGGGCTGTAGGATTATTGATTTGCGCGAGTTCAAGCATTTTTGAGGAGAGGTCGATTCCCAGAATATTATAATCGGGCTTTCTGTCTAATACATACTTTGTAATATTTCCAGGACCACAGGCTATATCCAAAATTTCTGCATTATCAGCTGTTATATGATCACAGAATAGGTTAAAAGTTTCACCAAATGAGCTCACATCCATAAACTTATCCTGGTATATTTTTGCTGCTTTGTCAAATGCTTCAACAGGTTTTAATATTTTCATGATTTTAGATTTTGGTGACACTAATTTAAATAATTGTTACCAATCTGTGAGAAACTTACTTAAATACATTGAGTTAGAAAAAATTCCTTGATATTTATACACTCATAATTTAAAATCTGGCGTAACTTAGTCACTTTACAATATCTAAAGTGAATGATAATACCCGATTTTCGGAATCATCTAAAGAATTCCGAAGCCTGATAATTTCAAGTTCAAAAAAAAGAGAGATGATCGTAAAGAATATAATAATTGTTGCTATGTCTGTCCATTCATGTTTCATTTGGGCACAACAAGAAAAATTTATTCAGCATAAAAATAATTGGGGTGTTGAAACTCAATTTATAAGTAGGTCAGTATTGCCGGGTGATGATTTTTACAGGTATGTAAATGAAGGTTGGTTACAGTCGAAAACAATTCCCGCCGGATCTTCGGGTTTGAGTAATTACAGTGAAGTTGGAAATAAAGTGAATGAAAGAATAGCTGAAGTTATTCATGATGGGGCTTATACAAAGGAGGGAATCAAAGGTCCACTGAAGCAGGTAGGTGCATTATATCTGGGATATCTCGATACGGATAATATGGATAAGCTGGGGCTCAAACCTATTCAAAAGGATTTAAAAAATATTCTTGCCTTAAAGCATTACGAAGATGTTGCAAAATGGATGAGTAATCCTAAATCTTTCTCAATCATTGCAATTCACACAACTCCTGATCTTAATGACAGAAGCCGTTTTCTTGTTACGCTCAGCGAAAGTGGCATTGGTTTACCGGCTCCTGAATGGTACCAGAAACAGGATGGACCCTATCCGGGGTATCGTAAATCATTTCAAGAATATATTAGCCATACTTTCCAACTTGCAGGTGTCGGGAATGCCGATAAAAGGGCCAATGACGTTATTGAACTGGAAACTAAATTGGCAGCAGTACAGTGGACGCCTGCACAAATGAGAGACAGTAAGATCAATTCACATCTGATGCCTGCTTCTGAACTAAGCACTTATGCCCCGGGATTTCCATGGAAAACCTTTTTAGCAGAAAGACAGGTGAACAATGTAGATGAAGTGATATTACAGGCAGATACTGCAATAAAAGCTAAAGCTGCATTATTTACAAAGATCCCTGTTGATGTTTGGGCCTCTTATCTGGCCTTTCACTGGATCGTTAATCATTCTACTGTTTTGTCTGAGGAGTTTCGAAAAAGTCAGTTTGACTTTTACTCTACTGTATTAAGTGGGATTTCAAAAGATATTCCAAGAGAACAGAAATCCATTCGATATGTTAATAATCGGGTAGGGCAACTGGTAGGAAGGCTT is a window from the Chryseobacterium sp. T16E-39 genome containing:
- a CDS encoding M13 family metallopeptidase, producing the protein MIVKNIIIVAMSVHSCFIWAQQEKFIQHKNNWGVETQFISRSVLPGDDFYRYVNEGWLQSKTIPAGSSGLSNYSEVGNKVNERIAEVIHDGAYTKEGIKGPLKQVGALYLGYLDTDNMDKLGLKPIQKDLKNILALKHYEDVAKWMSNPKSFSIIAIHTTPDLNDRSRFLVTLSESGIGLPAPEWYQKQDGPYPGYRKSFQEYISHTFQLAGVGNADKRANDVIELETKLAAVQWTPAQMRDSKINSHLMPASELSTYAPGFPWKTFLAERQVNNVDEVILQADTAIKAKAALFTKIPVDVWASYLAFHWIVNHSTVLSEEFRKSQFDFYSTVLSGISKDIPREQKSIRYVNNRVGQLVGRLYVEKYFPVETLESIEDLVGYIRKAFATRLEKLEWLDESSRNEAKAKLDAVTVRIGYPETWRDYSSIRFNAKDPVGNEQIIAKANWDYERSLLQRVFTSKDWYQVPQTVDATSSKLYNSIEFPAGILQPPFFDPSVDPAVNFGAIGAIIGHELGHCFDDEGSKFDGQGNMRDWWTSQTRKQFDGRTRLLVEQYDAFSPLEGVHVNGKQTLGENIGDLTGAEVAYAAYQLYRKDHPGKQPVLDGFTDDQRYFLSFAQVNRTLYTPEAYRMNISRDYHAPAEYRVNGVVRNIDAWYKAFNIQQEDKLYLSPERRVRIW